A genomic window from Salvia miltiorrhiza cultivar Shanhuang (shh) chromosome 5, IMPLAD_Smil_shh, whole genome shotgun sequence includes:
- the LOC131026296 gene encoding E3 ubiquitin-protein ligase RSL1, whose translation MAMEENRVLANNVNMCESEASDLKVEEDEDDFKSCCEDEDELKEKEEHVKVNSDENVVKMYFKGVSITCPGDSGSSISGIGVVMEWLGCTTPVQVQKKLDFYVEELVAEYLALLDGFSEAIQHKPRHVVAFTDSEILHTQIVHDKVVESPLLVALRQRIVEQTSNFETFALKLVPTSDLHKALSLAQVAVGIVSTRGEGEESTESCSICFEEKLSSMMLSFKCSHKFCSHCMKTYVEGKVHSTQVPIRCPQLGCKYCISATECSLFLPVTSYESLERALAEANVLSSKKIYCPYPSCSVLLDPHDCLSTRASSSSQSDNSCVECPVCQGFICVDCEVQWHSSMTCEEYQSLPLEERDASDLTLHRLAQNKRWRRCVQCRRMIELTHGCYHMTCWCGHEFCYSCGVDYRAGQQTCECAFWNDDYSEEMAAYPTQQLEQWAGGFSLNDQNPYQSPPLQCTDSSSYADAMKDLHQLPWLERFVSVISDNYYQDYIQ comes from the exons ATGGCAATGGAGGAAAATAGAGTTCTTGCCAATAATGTAAACATGTGTGAGAGTGAAGCTTCAGAtttgaaggtggaagaagaCGAAGATGACTTCAAGAGCTGTTGCGAAGACGAGGATGAATTGAAGGAGAAGGAAGAACACGTGAAGGTGAACTCAGATGAGAATGTAGTTAAAATGTATTTTAAGGGCGTGTCTATCACCTGCCCCGGTGATTCTGGTTCTAGTATTTCTGGAATTGGGGTGGTTATGGAGTGGCTGGGATGTACAACTCCAGTTCAGGTCCAGAAAAAGCTTGATTTCTATGTAGAGGAGTTGGTTGCAGAGTATTTGGCATTACTGGATGGTTTTTCTGAGGCTATACAGCACAAACCGAGACACGTTGTTGCTTTCACAGATTCTGAAATCTTGCATACTCAG ATTGTTCATGATAAGGTTGTTGAGAGTCCTCTTTTGGTGGCATTGAGACAAAGGATCGTCGAACAAACCAGTAATTTCGAAACGTTTGCCCTAAAACTTGTCCCTACTAGTGACCTACACAAGGCGTTAAGTTTAGCTCAAGTTGCTGTTGGTATTGTCTCTACTCGTGGTGAGGGGGAGGAATCAACGGAGAGCTGCTCGATATGTTTTGAGGAGAAGCTCTCGTCGATGATGCTCTCCTTTAAATGTTCCCACAAGTTCTGTTCCCACTGTATGAAAACCTATGTTGAGGGTAAAGTGCATTCTACTCAGGTGCCAATCAGATGCCCTCAATTAGGCTGCAAGTATTGTATCTCGGCTACGGAATGCAGTTTGTTTCTTCCCGTTACCTCTTATGAATCTCTGGAGAGAGCCCTGGCAGAAGCAAACGTGTTAAGCTCGAAGAAGATATATTGCCCGTATCCTAGTTGCTCGGTGCTGCTTGACCCTCACGATTGCTTGTCTACTAGAGCAAGTTCATCAAGCCAGTCGGACAACAGTTGTGTGGAGTGTCCCGTGTGTCAAGGATTCATCTGTGTTGATTGTGAGGTGCAATGGCATTCTTCCATGACCTGCGAAGAGTACCAAAGTCTTCCCTTGGAGGAGAGAGACGCCTCTGATTTGACTCTGCATCGTCTGGCTCAGAACAAAAGGTGGAGGCGCTGCGTGCAATGCAGGAGGATGATTGAGCTAACTCATGGTTGCTACCACATGACATGCTG GTGCGGTCACGAGTTTTGCTACTCGTGTGGGGTGGACTATAGGGCTGGGCAGCAGACGTGTGAGTGCGCGTTTTGGAATGATGATTATTCGGAAGAGATGGCAGCGTACCCTACCCAACAGCTGGAACAGTGGGCTGGAGGGTTCAGTTTGAACGATCAAAATCCGTATCAGAGTCCTCCTCTGCAGTGTACGGACTCGTCGTCGTATGCTGATGCGATGAAGGATCTGCATCAGCTGCCTTGGCTCGAAAGATTCGTCTCCGTTATAAGCGATAATTACTACCAAGACTACATCCAATGA